The proteins below come from a single Dasypus novemcinctus isolate mDasNov1 chromosome 22, mDasNov1.1.hap2, whole genome shotgun sequence genomic window:
- the LOC101439576 gene encoding Krueppel-like factor 4: protein MRQVPGESSSRFGAGPPNSSLARKGLPAEHPVSPTPWWRRRWPQTWKAAEPHGWQQQSSTPAPQARNETGRGGWWFSHLLDLDFILSTSLSPRSRWWATAPSACGLSDPPRPGAIRRARVTACGGTPAPGVLESGGQHRREPLGRLLRPQPHPGGPPARRVRVDRVVERPRQRVRQPLGPQCRQAQPRRQPPGQVAPSWGTGPPLGLPQGRELPSRTTEKRLGSRPCRCPRASLLIPARLPPFPHPQGPPLHFQGQPLGARLGRPGRACPWGALGVMLPPPSSPLELVSPGCYMPRRPSQAGGEGRGRGQGRPPRLVIARAAAKPAQRVPTSRRTCDPHGGKPYRCDPGGSGNLSDELTRRYGKRTGHRPFQGQKRHRAFSRSGHLALRVKKRL from the coding sequence ATGAGGCAGGTGCCTGGCGAGTCCTCCTCCAGGTTCGGTGCCGGCCCCCCCAATAGCTCGCTCGCCAGGAAGGGACTCCCCGCGGAGCATCCCGTCTCCCCTACACCCTGGTGGCGGCGACGGTGGCCTCAGACTTGGAAAGCGGCCGAACCGCACGGCTGGCAGCAGCAAAGCAGCACCCCGGCGCCCCAGGCCCGGAACGAgacggggaggggggggtggtggtTCAGCCATCTCCTGGACCTGGACTTTATCCTCTCCACCTCGCTGTCTCCCCGCAGCAGGTGGTGGGCCACCGCGCCCTCTGCCTGCGGCCTCAGCGACCCGCCGCGGCCCGGGGCGATCCGGAGGGCTCGGGTGACAGCCTGCGGCGGGACCCCCGCCCCGGGCGTCCTTGAGTCTGGCGGACAGCACCGACGCGAGCCGCTTGGGCGGCTTCTGCGGCCCCAACCGCACCCAGGCGGACCGCCTGCCAGGCGGGTTCGCGTTGACCGCGTCGTTGAGCGCCCCCGGCAGAGGGTGCGGCAGCCCCTGGGCCCGCAGTGTCGGCAAGCGCAGCCCCGACGGCAGCCGCCAGGGCAGGTGGCGCCCTCCTGGGGCACTGGGCCCCCGCTCGGACTCCCCCAGGGGCGGGAGCTCCCCAGCAGGACCACCGAGAAACGGCTGGGGAGCAGGCCCTGCCGCTGCCCCCGGGCTTCCCTCCTCATCCCCGCCCGGCTACCACCCTTCCCGCACCCGCAGGGACCGCCGCTCCATTTCCAAGGCCAGCCCCTGGGCGCCCGGCTGGGGCGCCCTGGGCGCGCCTGCCCGTGGGGGGCGCTCGGGGTGATGCTGCCCCCACCCTCTTCACCCCTAGAGCTCGTGTCACCCGGTTGCTATATGCCGAGGCGCCCGAGCCAAGCAGGGGGAGAAGGTCGTGGCCGCGGACAAGGACGACCACCGAGGCTTGTGATTGCGCGGGCTGCCGCCAAACCTGCTCAGAGAGTCCCCACCTCACGGCGCACCTGCGACCCACACGGTGGGAAGCCCTACCGCTGTGACCCGGGCGGCTCTGGAAATTTGTCGGATGAACTGACAAGACGCTATGGGAAACGCACAGGACACCGCCCCTTCCAGGGCCAGAAGCGACACAGGGCGTTCTCCAGGTCGGGCCACCTCGCCTTACGCGTGAAGAAGCGCCTTTAA